Within Geotrypetes seraphini chromosome 13, aGeoSer1.1, whole genome shotgun sequence, the genomic segment CACCTGAATATAAGTATCCATTGTtaaattatgcaaaaaaaaaaaaaaattggagtatTCAATTTGAGACTAGATTAATTTTTTCATTTTCCTGATATCAAAGGTATAAGGTATACTAgaacagtggtattcaacccagtcctcagggaccacctggccagtcggcttttcaaaatctgtcatccatattattcattgtggatattctgaaaacccgactggccaggtggtccctgaggactgggttgaataccactgcacTAGAATGTTTAATTTAACATGGGCTTATCAAATTGCTAAATGATGGAAATTTTTACCAGGTCAAATAAGTCAGCAATATAATTGCAAGAGTTTTAGGAAAGatctaaaaacctatcttttcagGGAATGTGCTTTAAAAAAGTTTTACCCcctcttcatcttatcgtaactttacattgctatttatccccaacaggtcctgtcggacattacctactaaaatatacatattacattttcgcttagcaaattgtatttctatactattgcctcctgaggtctctgatctctgtatttcctctgaatatctacttattgtatttcgctgaatgtccagcactcttgattgtaaaccgcctagaagtcgcaagattgtggcggtatagaagaataaagttattattattattatcttctacaaagccgcgctagcggctgctgattggcaacagccccgaagccctttaaatctccatgggcttcggggccatccTGTGGATGAAGCAGGACCCCTAGCCACCTGCAAGTAAGCCTTGTACATGGCTAAGACAAAATCAGGGGCAAAACCCCATGGCAGCAAAAGGCACGCTGCCAGAGAAGAAAAATCACCTGAGACCTGTTCCACAGGCAAAATGGCGAAGCTTCCCATCAAACCAAAGAAAAACCCACTGAAAAAACCTCCAATGTTTGTAGCAGCAAAGAGGCCTGAATGAACCCAAGAGCTAAAACAGAACTGCCTGCAAAAGCAGCTGAAGCGGTAAGGGAATCCCAAGTACTATCAACAGTATAGGAAACCTCATTTTCCATACCGCTGGCTAGGGAAATCCCTATGTGGGCTGTAGGAGAAGCACAGGCCTCCCTACCACTGACTGCCGATAAGCAGTGCACGTGCAAAGGGGAATCCCTTTTACTGACACCCGAAGCACCTGAAGCTGATACCTCAACCACTCGGCGGGAAGAACTACTAAGGAGGAAAACCAAACTGCTGGTTAGCAATAAAAAGCAATTAAAGTCAATTAAAGGCTTCTATTCAaaccggcactgcctcaggacagctttttttttttttaatagaaaaactACCAGACAAAGGAGCAGATCCCACTGGCTCTAAAAGCTGTGGTCTTTGCCTTCGGGCAAGGCATACAACTGAGGCATCTCTAATTAAAAAAATTGGGGAGGTAAGGGAAATGGGGAGTGTGTCAGCCGCTGAAGTATGGCACCCCTGAGATCGGATGGACTCACGAAAGGGTCCCCGAAATTCTGTCCAGACaaaaaaaaggacaataaaaaaggccactaatcagatccaacaggccctaactaacaagaggaaagactgcacaggcttaccacctccacccgctggagactgagaatggactgattgtagatgggactgcacaggccatttgtactactgccaaaagtcaatgtgttctcagtctccacctgctggcagagaagcataaacccatccatctgtgccagtctggagggacaataAAGAATATATACATAAGAATTTCAGCTGCTGGGTcgaaccagtggtccatcgtgcccagcagtccactcccacggcagcccctaggtcaaagaccaagatgagactagccctacctgcgtacattctggttcagcaggaacttgtctaactttgtcttgaatccctggagcctccggaaaagcgttccagttttttaccactctgagtgaagaagaacttccttacgtttgtacagaatctatccccttttaactttagagagtaccctctcattttccctaccttggagagggtgaacaacctgtctttatctactaagtctattcccttcagtatcttgagtGTTTCTATcatgcccctctcagtctctcctcttttcaagggagaagaggcccagtttctctaatctctcactgtatggcaactccagccccttaatcattttagccactcttctctggaccctttcgagtagtaccatgtccttcttcatgtacggcgaccagtgctggacgcagtattctaggtgagggcgtaccatggcccagtacagcggcatgataaccttctccgatctgttcgtgatccccttcttaatcattcctagcattctgttctcccttttcgctgccaccacgcattgcacggatggcttcatcaacttgtagtactcctaagtctctttcctggggggtctctccgagtaccgccccggacattctgtattcgtgtataagatttttgttaccaaaatgcattaccttacacttctccacgttgaacctcatttgccatgttgcggtccatttctcgagcgtgtttatgtcaccttgcagatcttcacaatcctcctgcgtcttcactactctgaatatcttcgtatcgtctgcaaatttaatcacctcactcgttgtactaatttccaggtcgtttataaatatattaagagcacaggtccaagcaccaaaccctgtggcacaccactggtgacgtttttccagtctgagtattgtccatttacccccactctctgcttcctatccgccagccagtttttaatccatgtgagtatttcaccctcgattctcgcagtttttcaaagtagtcattcatgcggaatcttatcaaacgccttctgaaaatccaggtatACAATGTTGGCCGGGTCACACCTTGTCTagccgcctgtttactccctcgaagaagtccAGCAAGTTCGttaactctattgaatgtccatgtcaaactgtccattgtaacttcctgggtaactgacccaacctcttataatgtaatctgaccttgaaccaaataggtaaaggcagaatagagaAGTCCTGGCTTACCTCTGAAGTTCACTAGGTGAAGAGTTTTCCACAGCAGCTCGTAATAAAGTTTCATAGATGGAGTTCCTCAGGAGGTAGACTAGATCAAGAATCTTCAAGCAGATATCATGCAAGTGTTTCATAGGTAATTCACAGCCATTGTGtcctataatttaaaaaaaaaacatctatttAGTGATGCAGTTAccatttttctctttttgagGCACTAAGGCTAATTACTAATGTGTATTAAGGGAAAAATGTATGATTTTTGCCCCAAAGCACATGTTTTATTCTACATTATAATATAATGGAAAGCATGCAGATGCATGTAATACATGCATTATTGTGTAAATCAAATAACACAACCGGTGGGGTTTTTTGGGTATTTTTTCTGGAAgcactaggccagtggttcccaaccctgtcctggaggaccaccaggccagtcgggttttcaggatagccctaatgaatatgcatggagcagatttgcatgccttgcaCCTCCATaacatgcagatctctctcatgcatattcattagggctatcctgaaaacccgactggcctggtagtcctccaggacagggttgggaaccagtgcacTAGGCCACGAATATGCAGCCAAATACTCATGGGTGCTATCTTAAACGGCCAGAATTACACAAATAGAAGAGTGCTCTAGGGATTCTCTCTTTCCAGCAGACTCCTTACCATCAACGTTTGTAAAACCAATTGAGATTGAGTGATGGAACTATGTTTCACACTGGAGGACATAATAAAATATGCTACCCCTTTGAAGAAGTGCATTACATCCAAATGTGAGCTGACCAAGGCTCCTTCCAACCAGCCCAGTAAGAGGCTAGAATAAGTTGAGGAGGAGGAGTCTAATGGTTAGTGAAACAGGCTTTGAACCTGgtgaactgggttcagttcccactgcagctccttgtaaccctcCATTCCCATAAGTACAAAGAACAACTTAGACTATGAACCCACTAGGGACAAAGAAAATGCATGCatacatctaagaacataagaatagccttactgggtcagagcagtggtccatctagcccagtatcttgtttccacagtggccaatccaggtcacctagcaaatacccaaatagtagtaacactCTATGCTACCAATACCAGGGAAAGCTttagcttcccccatgtttatctcaatagcaaactatggacttttccttcaggaacttgtataaaaaatttttaaacccagctacattaacagctgttaccacatcctctggcaacacattccagagcttaactattctctgagtgaaaaatatttcctcctatcggttttataagtattcaaggtttcaaggtttattaaatatttgataaatcgctatatttttatacaaagcgatgtacattaaaatacaattaattaagataaaaacatacaataaatatataaacattagatATTGGACAAGACAGACAAcaattgggaggaaagggaggttaaagttacatatcttataatcagaaacacatttaagggtaaaacattgaggaggtagtaaaattcttgaaacggaaaaaattttattaaaaagcaaaatttttatgtattaaaaatctttttaaaaagaaatgtttttaaagatttcttaaaagagggaatgtctttttcattttttatatattggggcaataaattccaccattgggggcccacgACTGAAAACATGTCTAATCTACgggtgcctataatttttaaagatggaataactaataagttttgggaagatgacctaagtaacttcatcgagtgtcccctagtctgaaattttgatggagtaaaaaatccatccacttgtacccattctacaccacttaggattttgtagacgtcagtcatatcttctctcagccatctcttttcaagGCTAGGGAGCCcaaatctctttagtctttcctcatcttgaccactcttctttgaaccttttctagttccactatatttttttttgagataaggcaaccggaactgaacgcaatactcaaggggAGTTTGTACCAtgaagtgatacagaggcattataacattcccttttctaataattcttagcatcttatTTGCCTTTTTgtccaccgctgcacattgagcagaaggtttcagcatattgtctacaatgacactcagatctttTCCTTGGGTgcttacccccccctcccctccccaaggtggaccctagcatctaataactatgatttgggttattcttcccaatgtgcatcactttgcatttgttcacattaaatttcatctgccatttggacacccagtcctccaatttcctaaggtcttcctgcagtttttcacagtctatatgcattttaacaacttagaacagtttggtgtcatctgcaaatttaatcacctcactcatcattccaatttccagatcatttataaataagttacatagcaccagtcccaaaacagatccctgcgacactccactatttaccctctttcattgagaaaaattaccatttaatcctaccctctgttttctgatcAACAACCAAttactaatccacaactgaacattgcctcctaatCCAcgactaattttctcaggagcctttcatgaggaaccttatcaaaagctttctgaaaatataGATACACTGTTCAAAAATATGTTTCTAGGTATTTAAACTAGAAGGAGGGGGTGGCATATGTATGCATCCCCAGCAAGACAAGAGGTGACTGTAGTAAAGATAGCAATGCAAATAATAATATTAGCAATACACTTCTTGGTAAGGCAACAGGAAGTGAAACTAAACAAGAAActagacaaaaaataaaattgccactgaaaagtagctggaaagcaatgaccagtggcaaagtaagggtgagcggtgacCGGGGcgggggaagtaaaaaaggtacaggggagattCCTTAGGATGACCGTTCCAGGGCAGACCGCAcccaccttactacgccactggaaatgaccagaaagaATCGCAGTCTAGGCAACAAAAATCATGATCTATAAGACCTGATGTaagaggcagacttggatattgcaGTGATCAAAGAGACACgggttcagtgattcccatggtTGGGATGCTAACATACCGGCTATAATCTTTTCAGAAAGGACAGAAATGGTTGAAAAAATGGAAGAGTATCTTTCTATGTAAAGACCAATATCCAAGTAACTGAAATGCAGGGGCCTGGgaaaaggaagaagcgatatggatagctttgaaaaaagaagatggaacttctttcTACATGGGTGTTGcttacagacctccaactcaatcgcagcaatttgataaagatcttgttgcagatatccaaaagctggggaagaaaggagaaatgCTGATGCTGGGTATTTTCAACTTGCCAGATGCAGATTAGAAAGTTCTGTCTGTGGAATcaaaaagaagtagggagataggGGATGCCCTTTAATGTGCTCtggtcagacaaatggtgatggaactgaTGAGGGAAAAAGCAATGCTGGATCTAGTActcacaaatagggaaaatgtatCTAATGTCCAAGTATGTGCCCATCTGGGCAGTAGTAATCATCAGACAGTTTGGTTTGATAGCTGAAGTGGTCACAGAAATGAAGCAGGAAACCACAGACatgtaagcctcactttggttattggaaaaataatggaagcattgctaaCAATGACAAGCTTTCTTTAGAACTATTCTTACCCAAAACCTCCAAGAGCATCTCAACATATGGACATGGAGTGGCAACATTCATCTGAAACTGTAAAGCCTTCAAAATCGTGAGTTCTGATTCAAGTAACTCCTCCTTACTGTACATGTAACCTAAGGACTGCAGAAATTTCAGAACTGTAGTGTTGTTAATTACCTACAGGACATATAAGGCATAGTTAACACTTTCCCCTGTATTATCATACAGTTTATAACACCAAAAACATCTACCATTTTTAAATATGAATTCTGTAGAAATGTTGTCACAGACCATATAGAACATAGCTGATTAAGCAAGATTCAAGAATAATAAGGGTTATATAATAAACAAACTGGAATTTCCAACAAATGTCTTGCTTCATAAAATAGGGCTCTTAAAGTACAGTACTTATAATGTCTTTAAAAATATTAGATTCCTTAAAATATGTTACCTTCTAATAGAAATCatcctccttcccccacccccttaataACAACAACAGTAGTACTTACTAACAGAGAACATTCTGTCTAAAGAGGATTATGACAGTGTGTCAAAATCCATAGTCATCCATAACCGAATTAGTTTACTAGGAAAATGTTTCACTATGATGGTAAATTTAGATGCTCTATTCTTGCTTTGAAAACACCAATAAAGGATATATGCCTCAGTTGTATTTCAGATAATATCTAACTCAGTGGATTGTCCAAGATAATTTCACAGCACAGCAAAGTTCATACAACAGTGAACAATCTTTacatgtatggaccttcagaccaccatCAGGGTAAATACCGCTGACTGTTTTACTCTTCgtctttgcatattttaaaaatttcaaaaatcTTAAACTCTTAAAATCTTTGAAAATTTCAATTATAAAGTTAATTGCTATCTTACCCTAGCCTCctgtactttccttttatgtttaccttttctataaaaactgtagttcttcccctcttcCCTATTGTTTGTATAGGGCTGTATGattgtattttcttatatttggattttTCCAGAACCCCTTGTTTTTATAatgatgtatgtttttatttttatgtactattacattgtaaaccgcttagatatttgattaagcggtctaaaaaatctcttaataaacttgaaacttgaaacactaTGAGCGGAATCAGCTTCTAATTTGACTGGAAGCTCTTTGCCCAATTACCAAATGAATTATGTGAAAGAAAGTCTTTCGGCTGGAGATTAGCTCTGAGAGGAGACTTTTCAGAAGTAGTGTCATAAGTCTCTGTAGTAGACTCAGAGACATCATCCGCTGAGTCATACTGTAAGTCCAAATCAAAAAAGTCTTTTGGCAAAGGAGTGCATTGGGACCAATGGTGTAGAGTCCGGTGTCGATGACAGTGTATGATGTGACTTCCTTTTACGCTTGGAAGAGTGGGAAGGAGAGCTGAAGATAAACGATGCTGAGCAAACTTGGATCGTTGAGAGGATGAAGAACGCTGATGTCTGGAAGAGATGGACTGACATTGTGATGAACGGGATCTGCAATGAGACCTGCTGTTTTTTATATGTGGAACATCAACACGGTACTGGAGATCCAGTATTGGTACCACAGGACTTGGTGGgccttatgctcaggctggaccagTACCGATGGAGTCAGTGTCGGAGCAAGAAGCTTGAACATGTCACTGACTTGGAAAAGCCCTTCGAACTTCTCACGGTATGAAGGTACTGGTACCGTTTGTCATTCTGCCCAAACCACCGGTGCCTTGTCTGGCCTCGGTGAGGGTGAGGCCTCAATGTAGGAGAGGCCAGACATTAAGGTCGGCATCAAGGGACTTGATGCAATGGTGACTTGCAAGACCTGTTGGGGAGCTGGTGGCTTTTTAACTGGCTTACCTGATGGCGTGATGCCAACATCGATGCTTTCGATGTTGAAGGCTGTAATGTTGTCTCAATGTCCATACTGGTGCAGAACAACTTTTCTTGTTGGAGCTTTTGACTCTTAATTGTACGTTTCTGCAGGGTAGAACACTGCGCACAGGATTCAATACGGTGTTCTGGGccaaggcactgtaagcaccaactatgtgggtcagtgatagaaATTTGCCATTGGCACCTGCAACACTTTTTAAACCCAGTCAGCAGCCGGGACATCAACAGAAAAACCACATCAGCCAAATTGAATTCAATGGCTGAGGAAAACAACAAGGCCTTGACAGGCGAAGCCCACGAGGTGAGAACAGCGAGGAAGAAATATCCTAAACTGGGTTTTTTTTAGTGCAAAAAAAAACACGTATCTATAATACACAGAAAAAATAAGACTAAAAAATACGCATGTGGGAAGACAAAGGCAAAATTTGAACAACGTTCAAAAACACgacttagctccgcggaaaactaagaactgaggagctgcaagcagtgtcaggcgggaaggcactcggtGTGGACAGTTTGCgaactttctcaagttcttaaaatggcgatgcacttttaaagctgtccgttcctgggctccgtagatgacgtcatccacatgtgagaatatgctgcctgcttgtcctgggataaatatcatAACACTATTATGATATGGCCCCAAGTTTGTGGGGTAACCAAAAGTGCCTGTAGAGGAAAATTTGCAGCAAGAAAGAAGACTATCAGTCTTTGGGACGATCATGATGTAATTAATTCTGAACTGCCCAAAAACTGGCAACTGCCCTTCTTGCTGCATGCCACAGGACTAGTTTATGTGTTCAATTTAAGGAAGGACCAATCAGCAAAGACTTTACTTATATGCCATGTTATAATCATCACATGATTACTGAAAAATAGAAATAATCTTAATATATCCTTACACTGCAGTGGAAAGAAAGTTTACTTGCAATCTGAACACAAGACACAAGTCTGAGCAAAAAAATCTCACGGCAACGGACTTTGAAAGAGGTCCAGTTGTCTGTCGGAGCTTTATCACCATCCTTCTGTGCCATTACAGCAGAAGTATAGACATCTTCAATATGTTTTATCATAAACCTGAAAAAGAATAATGAGTTAATCCTTATAATCGCTACATCTATTTTAGTGCCTGATGTACTAAAGGATTTTTACAATTTTCTATCTATCTACaagaataaaatatttatttatttatactcgCTGGTCCATATTTAGCCAGTGGTAGTCAGCAGTTTTTGAAGCATTGATTGTGATCAGTTAAATTAGCTcttgatattcaatgccaggccatgaaTCCAGGCACTgacattaagggccagattcactaaacttaccgatcctgtaatgatcgtcgctaaaccggtttgacTGGTTTTGTGATCGTTCGTGTTtcctgacccgattcacaaaactgcTGTCCGATGTGTTTTTCCGATCATTCACCCAATCTCTGATCTGAGCATGCTAATGAGGGGATTAGTAATGAAATGCCTTGCAAAGTAGGCAGCGATCGAATCACAAACCAGAAGACATACCGATCGGGTTTGCCAATCcgaaaaaaagcgactgctgatgACCAGTCGCTCCCTATCCTTGTCAACTCTTCTACTctgaaatatcagtatcgaggttacaatcCTGCATAAACTATAGATATGCACAAAAACTCATTCGTGTGTTATATGCTGTATCACGTGTGCATTGCAAATATGTGTTTAAAGCGTGTTGAAGTTCTGTTCGATACATGCCTGTAATCTGCGTACACAAAAAATATAAGGCACAGCGGTGGtcacaaatctttccttttaaaaACTTACCAACTAATAGAACCAGCACTAGTAAACTGcaatcacccctcccccttccttatgGGCTCGATGCGGATATATGACGTCAGGAGGTCACATTGTCTGCTTCGCACTTCACGGCACAAGAAGCCACAGAGCATCATAGGATTGCTTTATTGTATAAAACTGCATCCAAGAGTTGTAGATTGCTCCTTCCAAACCTTCTACGAAATCCGTCCAACAGCTCCAACAAACTCCAGCTCTGTCCACAGCTTCAACAGCTACCACCAAAAATTTGCAAGACAAGAGAAATCTTTCTTCTAGTATTctttatattgtactttttacgacaacaatgccTTGTGGCCGAAGCATTCAATGCACGCCAGTGATGTGCACAAATAAACCACGCCCACGAACTGCGTAGTAAAGGGCAAAGTTCAAGCGCATGTATACATTGCATCAAGAATACTCTGCAAATGCATTTTGATCGCTTACAGCGATCCATCGctgtagggcagggatctcaaagtccctccttgagggccgcaatccagtcgggttttcaggatttccccaatgaatatgcattgaaagcagtgcatgcacatagatctcatgcatattcattggggaaatcctgacaacctgactggatttgcggccctcgaggagggactttgagacccttgctgTAGGGCATGCATCTGATCACATCATTCGCATGTAAACTCGGTTGTGTATCAGTTGCTCGGCAAAAATCAGACAATAGCGATCCTGTCagtaagtttagtgaattgggccCTAAATATCCAATTTTCACCAGACATGTGCTAGCCACCTGAACTTGTGCATGTCCCAACAAATATAGAGCCAGGACCCACAAGATAgacattttgttttgaaaatgggcatgtttggtattggatttttatgcattttctgtaaaatgtccaaactcagatttgcatgtcatattgaaaatggccctccaaatGTAATGCTTGTTCTCAAGTATACTTAGGCATGCCCATTTACACTTCCCATTGACCTGGTTGCATCATTAGTATTCTTTAATGGCAATTTGTCCCACAGCTACCATTATAGAACAGGTACAGCATCTGCACGCCTATCTGGACATATCAATTTATAGAGTTGTGAGATCTTTATTAGAAAACCTCGGGATGTTACCTCTCTAATATTTCTACAGCTTGGTATCTTGCAGAGTTGTCTAGGTGCCATTGTTCGGACAAAAGAAATATAAATTCTGTGAAGAAAACAGAGCAGTCAACTTTGTCCTAATCAGGACAGGTACtaatcattcatattttttttcctgtaaaaataaataatacagaATAATAAATATTGGAAAGCTGTAGAAGATCAGGGCTTATGTTTTCCACCTCAGTCTAGGTCTGGTTTTGTTCCATTCTaagttcttacctgttaattttctttctttaaatccCTCCAGACCTGCACAGAATGGATGGGCTTAcgttcctctgccagcaggtggagactgagacattgacttttgACTGCAGTACAAGTGGaatgtgcagtcccatctacaatcagtctgacgaatagccaagcagaaactaACTAGGCTGAAAATGTCAAAAACAAACCAACTCCACTCTCAGATGGAGAAGACAAAGAAATTATCCGGATCGGATCAGgaaacactgttggatactgaaTAGAACAAGAACCTTCCCCAAAACGTCCCCACAGTTCACCAGCTAAACTAGATGAATCAAATGTCACTGCTCTCATTATGTTCCCCAAAAACCAAGATAAAAATACCATGCTCTTTGCGAAAACAATACCGAATAACACGACAGGGTAgggtctgtgccagtctggagggactaaaagaaaaaattagcagctaagaacctaatttctccttctttagcatcccTCTAGGACTAGCACATAATGgatgggacgtatcaaagcagtacccatcatagGTGGACACCCGAAGGGCTGCCATAAGCACATGCTCTCCAAATAACATATCCTGACACGCTTGAACGTCCATCCAGCAGTGACAAACAATAGAACAGAGTGAAGACCAAATCACcactttacagatatccactggaggcaccagcaaACTCTCATCCCAAGAGGCCGCCttaccccgagtggaatgagctttgagaaaatccAGAACAGGTTTCATTTGGAGAAGATATGCTGAAGTGATGGCCTCCTTGATCCAGTGTGCAATCGTAGCtttagaagcgccatcccccttacaaGTACCCGCCAAAAAATCCGCTGAACATACCAGCAAAGGACCCTAGGGACATCCGATTTTTGCAACTGCATCTGCTCCCAAGACCTTAAACAGACTGGTTAACATGAAAAGGCAAAACTACcttcagaagaaaggagggaaccagCTGCAGCACAACCCGCTTCTTTgagaactccaagaagggaggcCTGCACAAAAAAGCTTGCAGTTCAGAAACACACCTCGCAGAAGTAATGGTCAACGGGAACACTTCCTTAAGAGTAAGATCCTTCAATATGCAGGagccaagaggctcaaaaggaggatgAAGCAGCACggaaagaaccagattgagatcccaggctgcAAAAAAAGAACGAACTGGCGGATGGAGCAATTTCACTGTTCTtaagaagcgaatcacatcaggagcAGAGACCAAATGCTGACACTGCACCAGACAGAGAAAAGAAGACAAAGCCACAATCTTTACCTGGAGGGAGGACCATGCAAAGCCCcactccaggccatcctgcaaaaactccaaaATGTGAGGCAAAGATGCGTGAAGGGGAAGCACGCCCCGCACAGAACACCAATCCTCAAAAAGATGCCAAATGTGCACATACACCAAGAGGTTG encodes:
- the CNTD1 gene encoding cyclin N-terminal domain-containing protein 1, with product MSETKEGQPVGCMRPSMVFGAVSSDTLEDVLLDLAKQNERSLSSLSQHSGCFKETRIIEFIFLLSEQWHLDNSARYQAVEILERFMIKHIEDVYTSAVMAQKDGDKAPTDNWTSFKVRCREIFLLRLVSCVQIASKLSFHCSVINNTTVLKFLQSLGYMYSKEELLESELTILKALQFQMNVATPCPYVEMLLEVLGHNGCELPMKHLHDICLKILDLVYLLRNSIYETLLRAAVENSSPSELQRVMFLSVKEDLMLLATGIIAASAFILNHECWSQVLEHLNCITGITVESILELSTAILNHSIGTTTPRKH